In Desulfovibrio sp. ZJ209, one genomic interval encodes:
- a CDS encoding site-specific integrase produces the protein MIGELMVRIEHFRPRRRALSLRLAALTFVRPGELATAAWEDISLEGALWRIPAQKMKMKRAHQVPLSRQAVDAFRELHDLTARRSPWCFPRRGDPTRPEGAGCLTHSLRCMGYDGQTMTGHGFRAMAATTLSEQAWPSEVIERQLAHIDRNQVRAAYQRSELVEERRRMCQAWADWLDMQWARSIVKEKKKGGQ, from the coding sequence ATGATTGGCGAGCTGATGGTTCGCATTGAGCATTTTCGGCCGCGCCGACGCGCCCTTTCTTTACGTCTGGCTGCATTGACGTTCGTGAGGCCGGGCGAACTGGCGACCGCAGCGTGGGAGGACATTTCTTTAGAAGGCGCCCTCTGGCGCATCCCGGCCCAGAAAATGAAAATGAAGCGAGCGCATCAGGTTCCCCTTTCGCGTCAGGCGGTGGATGCGTTCCGGGAACTCCATGATTTGACGGCCCGTAGGTCTCCCTGGTGTTTTCCGCGCCGCGGAGACCCAACGCGCCCTGAAGGCGCAGGCTGTCTGACTCATTCCCTGCGATGCATGGGATATGACGGACAAACCATGACAGGTCATGGTTTTCGCGCAATGGCCGCGACTACATTAAGCGAGCAGGCGTGGCCTTCGGAAGTGATAGAGCGCCAGCTGGCCCACATTGACCGCAACCAGGTGCGCGCGGCCTACCAACGGTCTGAGCTCGTTGAGGAGAGGCGCCGCATGTGCCAGGCGTGGGCCGATTGGCTGGACATGCAGTGGGCACGTTCGATTGTGAAGGAAAAGAAAAAAGGTGGTCAGTGA